In Saccharothrix violaceirubra, the following are encoded in one genomic region:
- a CDS encoding 3-hydroxybutyryl-CoA dehydrogenase, translating into MSDIRRVGVVGAGLMGSGIAEVCARAGLDVVVADVSAEATEAGRGRIAASLGKAVRGGKLGTEDRDAALERLRFTTDLTDLRDRDLVVEAVAENEQVKIEVFRTLDAVVADPRAILASNTSSIPIAKLATATGRPGQVVGVHFFNPVPVLKLVELVPSLLTDERTVTRAEEFATGTLGKQVIRSQDRAGFVVNALLIPYLLAAVRMLESGFASAADIDAGMVLGCAHPMGPLRLADLIGLDTTRAIAESLYAEFKEPLYAPPPLLLRMVDAGLLGRKSGRGFHDYSS; encoded by the coding sequence GTGAGTGACATTCGACGTGTTGGAGTGGTGGGTGCCGGGCTCATGGGCTCGGGGATCGCCGAGGTCTGCGCCCGTGCCGGGCTGGACGTGGTGGTCGCCGACGTGAGCGCGGAGGCCACCGAGGCCGGGCGCGGGCGGATCGCCGCGTCGCTCGGCAAAGCCGTGCGCGGCGGGAAGCTGGGCACCGAGGACCGCGACGCCGCACTGGAGCGCCTGCGGTTCACCACCGACCTGACCGACCTGCGCGACCGTGACCTGGTCGTCGAGGCGGTCGCGGAGAACGAGCAGGTCAAGATCGAGGTCTTCCGGACGCTGGACGCGGTCGTCGCCGACCCGCGGGCGATCCTGGCCTCGAACACCTCGTCGATCCCGATCGCCAAGCTGGCGACGGCGACCGGGCGGCCGGGACAGGTGGTCGGGGTGCACTTCTTCAACCCCGTGCCCGTGCTCAAGCTCGTGGAGCTGGTGCCGTCGCTGCTGACCGACGAGCGGACGGTGACGCGGGCCGAGGAGTTCGCGACCGGGACGTTGGGCAAGCAGGTCATCCGTTCGCAGGACCGGGCCGGGTTCGTCGTCAACGCGCTGCTGATCCCATACCTGCTCGCGGCCGTGCGCATGCTGGAGTCCGGTTTCGCCTCGGCCGCCGACATCGACGCGGGCATGGTGCTGGGCTGTGCGCACCCGATGGGTCCGTTGCGCCTGGCCGACCTGATCGGCCTGGACACCACCAGGGCGATCGCCGAGTCGCTGTACGCGGAGTTCAAGGAGCCGCTGTACGCGCCGCCGCCACTGCTGCTGCGCATGGTCGACGCGGGTCTGCTGGGCCGCAAGAGCGGCCGGGGTTTCCACGACTACTCGTCCTGA
- a CDS encoding CAP domain-containing protein: MTCTGIRAGAVVVAMLAATGTAHAAETLEDEVRTLTNKERTANGCPTLAGNPKLTKSAQAHTDEMAKAGNFSHTGLNGSNPAERIEKAGYVWKAAAENIAFGQKTPTEVVAAWMKSPVHRANILNCSLKELGVGYALDAKKKAYWTQNFGTA, from the coding sequence ATGACATGCACCGGCATCCGGGCCGGGGCCGTCGTCGTGGCGATGCTCGCCGCGACCGGTACCGCGCACGCGGCCGAGACGCTGGAGGACGAGGTCCGCACCCTGACCAACAAGGAGCGGACGGCGAACGGGTGTCCGACGCTGGCCGGCAACCCGAAGCTGACCAAGAGCGCGCAGGCGCATACCGACGAGATGGCGAAGGCAGGCAATTTCAGCCACACCGGACTCAACGGGTCGAACCCGGCGGAACGCATCGAGAAGGCGGGCTACGTCTGGAAGGCCGCCGCCGAGAACATCGCGTTCGGCCAGAAGACGCCGACCGAGGTGGTGGCGGCGTGGATGAAGAGCCCGGTGCACCGGGCGAACATCCTCAACTGCTCGTTGAAGGAACTGGGCGTCGGCTACGCGCTCGACGCCAAGAAGAAGGCGTACTGGACGCAGAACTTCGGCACGGCCTGA